A genomic stretch from Lathyrus oleraceus cultivar Zhongwan6 chromosome 2, CAAS_Psat_ZW6_1.0, whole genome shotgun sequence includes:
- the LOC127118472 gene encoding uncharacterized protein LOC127118472 gives MRSLMQPKIWRFVCFVSSVVGLLSYALSSSFNHLFGKWNFLKVFLYTIFSFIICLTILYANTCQTSSISLGLKAHLVFSVFTITTVYSFFFDKANGKPDLYSLISCAAFAIMSLSLSKQTHFGFEVDLLYFFCGYLTLQLMKIKLFLVVVGVIFSYFLIILRFYLGNPIESVHHRLQFQDQHSVVIQVQPESSTASENVHLIIREESNNSGQENMDIRPVIQTNSVDKGRIKMEKYTRTLTKMNEKLNQMIWPEFINNINNNNNNHFIIWQHSYKITGMESVIDGLNKIVGKMVTAGFKTQCCELYNSFRDNFLNMCLCRLGLQDVNLYDFENKSIQSLINAFYMTLRILLPNERRIWDRVFSGFSLDCCIFFKLKWRRMEIELWKKLLVSETHSGYNRLKDTFLGCEVHPFTPEVMICILHFSEDKDNAANFHIHDLIQLLHSNLVAKSKNYTNDTLRNLFMLNNNRYIELVARYPPLKTLLGEDWSQKQTSTVHRNIRKYIKYSWNKVLNIIKKSESMAPNVESMRLFNIYFSDIRKYENCFIVDKGIRESMRRSLNKTLLPEYEKFIGRFKDVHGKDVVDMYIKYGMSDIEDGLDYFFGGSDLGKKRTDSINKGQLRTDSINRHQNPTAGETKQNTTILRLGILPGNNENT, from the coding sequence ATGAGAAGTTTGATGCAGCCAAAGATATGGAgatttgtgtgttttgtttcaTCTGTTGTTGGTTTACTCTCTTATGCTCTCAGCTCTTCTTTCAATCATCTATTTGGAAAATGGAATTTTTTGAAGGTATTTCTTTATACCATCTTCAGTTTCATTATATGCCTCACCATCCTTTATGCAAACACATGCCAAACCTCTAGTATAAGTCTTGGACTAAAAGCTCATTTGGTATTTTCTGTTTTCACAATCACCACTGTTTACTCCTTCTTTTTTGATAAAGCAAACGGAAAACCAGATTTATATAGTCTTATTTCGTGCGCTGCGTTTGCTATCATGTCTCTCAGTTTATCTAAGCAGACTCACTTTGGATTCGAAGTTGATCTGTTATATTTTTTCTGCGGGTATCTAACTTTACAACTCATGAAGATTAAATTGTTTTTAGTCGTTGTGGGAGTGATTTTCAGTTATTTCCTGATCATCCTTCGTTTTTATTTGGGCAATCCAATCGAAAGTGTGCATCATAGACTCCAATTTCAAGACCAACATTCGGTGGTCATTCAAGTCCAGCCAGAATCTAGCACTGCTTCAGAAAACGTTCATCTAATCATACGAGAAGAATCCAATAATTCCGGTCAAGAAAACATGGATATAAGGCCAGTCATTCAAACCAATAGTGTTGATAAAGGTCGCATCAAGATGGAGAAGTATACAAGGACTCTAACTAAGATGAATGAGAAGCTTAATCAAATGATTTGGCCGGAGTTTATTAATAATatcaataataacaataataatcaCTTCATTATTTGGCAGCATTCCTACAAAATCACGGGGATGGAGAGCGTTATAGACGGCCTAAACAAAATTGTGGGGAAGATGGTGACAGCTGGGTTTAAAACACAGTGTTGCGAACTGTACAACAGTTTCCGAGACAACTTCTTGAACATGTGCCTATGTAGACTTGGATTGCAGGATGTCAACTTGTATGACTTTGAGAATAAGAGTATTCAGAGTTTGATCAATGCTTTTTACATGACTCTGAGAATACTTCTTCCTAACGAGAGAAGGATTTGGGACCGCGTCTTTTCCGGGTTCTCTCTGGACTGTTGCATTTTTTTCAAGTTGAAATGGAGGAGAATGGAAATTGAATTGTGGAAAAAACTATTAGTATCAGAGACGCATAGTGGCTACAACAGGTTGAAGGATACTTTTCTCGGTTGTGAGGTTCATCCCTTTACTCCTGAGGTAATGATTTGCATACTCCATTTTTCTGAAGATAAAGATAATGCAGCTAATTTCCACATCCATGACCTGATACAACTATTACATAGTAATTTAGTTGCAAAATCAAAAAACTACACAAACGATACTTTAAGGAACCTTTTCATGTTGAATAACAATAGGTACATAGAATTGGTGGCAAGATATCCTCCCTTGAAAACCCTTTTGGGCGAAGATTGGAGTCAAAAGCAAACTTCAACGGTACACAGAAACATTAGAAAGTATATAAAATACTCATGGAATAAGGTTctaaacataataaagaaaagtgagtcaaTGGCTCCTAATGTAGAATCAATGAGATTGTTCAATATCTACTTTTCAGATATACGTAAGTATGAGAATTGTTTTATAGTTGATAAAGGTATAAGGGAATCAATGCGCCGGTCTCTGAATAAGACTTTATTGCCAGAGTATGAAAAATTCATTGGCAGGTTCAAAGATGTTCATGGTAAGGATGTTGTTGATATGTATATCAAGTATGGAATGTCAGACATTGAAGACGGTCTCGATTATTTCTTTGGTGGAAGTGATTTGGGGAAGAAGAGAACCGATTCGATCAACAAGGGGCAGTTAAGAACCGATTCGATCAACCGTCACCAAAACCCAACTGCCGGCGAGACAAAACAGAACACCACCATTCTTAGACTGGGAATTTTGCCAGGGAACAATGAAAACACTTAA